One window from the genome of Acidobacteriota bacterium encodes:
- a CDS encoding alpha/beta hydrolase, producing MTDAWKIPEPLSTCEVRVDDVTSITLRRHGNPAGPRLVLSHGNGLAIDLYYPFWSLLADEFDLVMYDLRNHGWNTVGNLREQNIPTLIRDHDRLLEAIDGHFGKKPRIGVFHSVSALITLLSPTRGSGFSARVLFDPPLCKPDDSYEEFERAATRVAAMTRRRTDRFKSREAFAGFLPYLPVFQRVVPGVCDLVAMTTLRECADGDGFELRCPPEYEARLVDYARAFAVLVDLDSLRCPTKVIGADPMLPYSYLPTMDMSNMLTVDYDFIPEASHLLQLEQPHQCVAAMREFIDPIIRT from the coding sequence TTGACTGACGCGTGGAAAATACCCGAACCGCTCTCGACTTGCGAGGTCCGCGTGGACGATGTCACCTCGATCACGCTGAGACGTCACGGAAACCCGGCAGGTCCGCGCCTTGTCCTGAGCCACGGCAACGGATTGGCCATAGATCTCTACTATCCTTTCTGGTCACTCCTGGCCGACGAATTCGACTTGGTCATGTACGACCTCAGAAACCATGGGTGGAATACCGTCGGCAATCTGCGAGAGCAGAACATTCCGACGCTGATTCGTGACCACGACCGGCTTCTTGAGGCGATCGACGGCCATTTCGGGAAGAAGCCGCGAATCGGCGTATTTCATTCCGTTTCGGCTCTGATCACGCTCTTGTCACCGACACGGGGAAGCGGATTCTCGGCGCGCGTATTGTTTGACCCACCCCTGTGCAAGCCGGATGACAGCTACGAAGAATTCGAGCGGGCGGCGACCCGGGTCGCCGCCATGACCCGGCGCCGGACGGACCGCTTCAAGTCCAGGGAAGCGTTTGCCGGCTTTCTTCCGTATTTGCCGGTCTTCCAACGTGTCGTGCCCGGTGTCTGCGATCTCGTGGCCATGACGACGCTTCGGGAGTGTGCCGATGGAGACGGATTCGAGCTTCGATGCCCACCCGAATATGAAGCACGACTCGTAGACTACGCGCGAGCGTTTGCCGTGCTCGTGGACCTTGATTCCCTTCGCTGCCCGACCAAGGTCATCGGGGCCGATCCGATGCTGCCGTACTCCTACCTCCCCACCATGGATATGAGCAACATGCTGACCGTCGACTACGATTTCATTCCGGAAGCGAGCCACTTGCTGCAACTGGAACAACCGCACCAGTGTGTCGCGGCCATGCGTGAATTTATCGATCCCATTATCCGAACCTGA